GCGGCGCTGACCAACGGCGCCAAGGTGCTCGTGCTGGATCCCGTGGACTCGGCCTCCGCGTCCGCCATCGTGACGCGCGCCCGTCAGTCCAAGATTCCGGTCATCAGCTACGACCGCCTGATCGTCAACGCGGACGTGGACTACTACATCTCGTTCGACAACGAGAAGGTGGGCAAGCTCCAGGGCCAGGCGCTGGTCGACAAGCTCAAGGCGGACGGCAAGGGCACCGGCACCATCGTCATGATCAACGGCTCGCCCACCGACAACAACGCCAAGCTCTTCAAGGCGGGCGCGCACTCGGTGATCGACGGCAGCGGCCTGCAGGTGGGTGCCGAGTACGACACCCCGGACTGGAGCCCGGACAAGGCCCAGCAGCAGATGGAGCAGGCCATCACCTCGCTCGGCAAGGACAAGATCGTCGGCGTGTACGCGGCCAATGACGGCACGGCCGGTGGTGCCATCGCCGCGATGAAGGCGGCCGGTGTGTCGCCGCTCCCGCCCGTCACCGGGCAGGACGCCGAGCTGGCCGCCATCCAGCGCGTCCTCGCGGGTGAGCAGTTCATGACCGTCTACAAGGCCATCAAGCCGGAGGCGGAGACCGCCGCCGAGCTGGCCGTCACCCTGGTGCGCGGCGGCACGCCGGCCCCGGGCCTGGTCAACGGCAAGGTGAACAACGGCCAGAAGGACGTGCCGTCCATCCTGCTCAAGCCGGTGGCCGTGACGAAGGAGAACGTCAAGAGCACCATCGTCGCCGATGGGTTCTGGACCCCCGAGCAGCTCTGCGTCGGGGCTTACAAGGATGCCTGCGCCGTGGCGCAGATCCAGGCCCCCTGAGAATCTCGAGGCTCCTGATGTCCAAGACCGCGTTGTTGTCGCTCCGGGGCATCTCCAAGCGCTTCGGGGCCGTCCAAGCGCTCACCAAGGTGGACTTCGAAGTCCACCCGGGTGAGGTGGTGGCCCTCGTTGGAGACAACGGAGCAGGGAAGTCGACCCTCATCAAGGTCATCTCGGGGATCATCCCCATCGACGAGGGAGAGATCCTCTTCGAGGGCAAGCCGGTGACCCTGGGCATGCCGCAGAAGTCCACCTCGCTGGGGATCGCGACCGTGTACCAGGACCTCGCCCTCTGCGATAACCTGGACGTGGTCGGCAACCTGTTCCTCGGGCGGGAGCTGGCCGCCAAGGGCATGGGCGGGCTGCTGGGCTGGCTCGATGAGACGACCATGGAGCGCCAGTCCGCCGAGCTGCTTCAACGGCTCTCGGTGAGCATTCCGAGCGCGCGCACGCAGGTGGCCTCGCTGTCCGGTGGCCAGCGGCAGTCCATCGCCGTGGCTCGCGCGATGATGGGCTCGCCGAAGATGGTGCTGCTGGACGAGCCCACGGCGGCGCTCGGTGTCGCGCAGACACGGCAGGTGCTCGATCTCATCCGGCGGCTGCGTGAGCAGGGCCTGGGGGTCGTGGTCATCAGCCACAACCTGGCGGACGTGTTCTCCGTGGCCGACCGCATCATCGTGATGCGGCTGGGCCGGCGGGTAGCGACGTTCGATGTCAAGGCGGCCAAGGAGGTGGAGGTCGTCTCCGCCATCACCGGTGCCATTCCGTCGGGCGAAAGGGCCCAGTCCGTAGGGGTGCAGCCATGAGCGCGGCTCCGAATGCCATGCCAGCGATCGATCCTCGTCTGATCCAGGATGAGCCGGGGCTGATGGGGGCCTGGAAGGGCTTCCGCCGCCGCGTCTCGCAGGGAGAGTTGGGAAGCCTGCCCGTCCTCATCGGGCTGGTGGCCATCTGGGTGACCTTCTACCTGGCCAATGAGCGCTTCCTGTCCGCGGTCAACCTCACCAACCTCATGCTGCAGATCGCCGCCATGGGGATGATCTCCGCGGGCATCGTGCTGGTGCTGCTGCTCGGGGAGATCGACCTGTCGGCGGGTGCGGTGAGCGGTCTGGCCGCCGCCGTGATGGCCATCCTCAACGTCAAGCTGCAGTGGGGGGCCATCCCCTCGCTGCTGGCCGGTCTGGGCACGGGCGCGGCGATCGGGCTGTTCCAGGGCATCTGGATCACCCGGTTCCGGGTCCCGTCCTTCGTGGTCACCCTGGCCGGGTTCCTCGGATGGCAGGGCGCGCTGCTCTACGTGCTGGGCGGTACGGGCACGGTGAACCTGAACGACCGGTTCATCACCGGGATGACCGGCACGTTCTTCGAGTCGTCCGTTGCCTGGCCCCTGGTGATCCTCATCGTCATCGTGGACCTGGCGACCGTCGCCCTCGAGCGGGCGAGGCGGTCGGCGGCGGGGCTGCCGCTGCCGCGCGTCCGCGCCACCGCCACCCGGGTGGCCCTCACCTCGGGTGCCCTGGTGGCGGCCACCGCCATCTTCACGCAGGATCGCGGCCTGCCGCTCGGGACGCTGATCCTCGTGGGCGTCGTCCTGCTGCTCGAGACGGTGCTGGTGTGCACGCGCTTCGGCCGTCACGTCTTCGCCGTGGGTGGCAACATGGAGGCGTCGCGGCGCTCCGGCATCCGGGTCGAGCGCATCCGGGTCGCCGTCTTCACGCTGGGCTCCACGCTGGCGGCCGCCGGAGGCATCCTCGCCTCCTCGCGACTGCTGGCGGTGAACCAGTCGTCGGGCAGCGGTGACATCCTGCTCAACGCCATCGCCGCGGCGGTGATCGGCGGCACCAGCCTCTTCGGTGGGCGGGGCTCGGCCTGGTCGGCGATCCTCGGGGCGCTGGTCATCGGCTCCATCTCCAACGGGATGGATCTGCTGGCGCTGTCCTCGTCGGTGAAGTTCATGGTGACGGGCGCGGTGCTGCTCGTGGCCGCCTCCATCGACGCCATCTCCCGGCGCGGCCGTCAGGCCTCCGGCCGGGCCTGAGAGCGGTGTATACCGGTGGCCGCCGGGCACTCCCGTCCGGCGGCCACTTCCCGGAGCTTCCGACTCCATGAATTCCCAACCGCTCGTGCCCGTGTT
This is a stretch of genomic DNA from Archangium violaceum. It encodes these proteins:
- a CDS encoding sugar ABC transporter permease; amino-acid sequence: MSAAPNAMPAIDPRLIQDEPGLMGAWKGFRRRVSQGELGSLPVLIGLVAIWVTFYLANERFLSAVNLTNLMLQIAAMGMISAGIVLVLLLGEIDLSAGAVSGLAAAVMAILNVKLQWGAIPSLLAGLGTGAAIGLFQGIWITRFRVPSFVVTLAGFLGWQGALLYVLGGTGTVNLNDRFITGMTGTFFESSVAWPLVILIVIVDLATVALERARRSAAGLPLPRVRATATRVALTSGALVAATAIFTQDRGLPLGTLILVGVVLLLETVLVCTRFGRHVFAVGGNMEASRRSGIRVERIRVAVFTLGSTLAAAGGILASSRLLAVNQSSGSGDILLNAIAAAVIGGTSLFGGRGSAWSAILGALVIGSISNGMDLLALSSSVKFMVTGAVLLVAASIDAISRRGRQASGRA
- a CDS encoding ATP-binding cassette domain-containing protein — protein: MSKTALLSLRGISKRFGAVQALTKVDFEVHPGEVVALVGDNGAGKSTLIKVISGIIPIDEGEILFEGKPVTLGMPQKSTSLGIATVYQDLALCDNLDVVGNLFLGRELAAKGMGGLLGWLDETTMERQSAELLQRLSVSIPSARTQVASLSGGQRQSIAVARAMMGSPKMVLLDEPTAALGVAQTRQVLDLIRRLREQGLGVVVISHNLADVFSVADRIIVMRLGRRVATFDVKAAKEVEVVSAITGAIPSGERAQSVGVQP
- a CDS encoding ABC transporter substrate-binding protein produces the protein MRSSFTRVGTPVALAALMLLSSACKSEKKETAAGGETAAKAGVAAGGKIALLLPESKTARYESHDRVHFERKVKELCADCEIIYSNADQDASKQQNQAEAALTNGAKVLVLDPVDSASASAIVTRARQSKIPVISYDRLIVNADVDYYISFDNEKVGKLQGQALVDKLKADGKGTGTIVMINGSPTDNNAKLFKAGAHSVIDGSGLQVGAEYDTPDWSPDKAQQQMEQAITSLGKDKIVGVYAANDGTAGGAIAAMKAAGVSPLPPVTGQDAELAAIQRVLAGEQFMTVYKAIKPEAETAAELAVTLVRGGTPAPGLVNGKVNNGQKDVPSILLKPVAVTKENVKSTIVADGFWTPEQLCVGAYKDACAVAQIQAP